CGCGCATAGCCTTCAAATGTGATCCCTTTCGGTAACAGCCACATCTCTCCAGAATTCACATATGCAGGATCACTGATCGATGCACTAACGATATAAATCAAGGGATAAGAAATGACGATGATTAAACACCAAACGAAAAGCTTATTACAAATGTCAAAGGCCCTGTCTCGACTGGTCTGCTTCATCCCCATATTGGATACTCCTTTTACCATAAGCTTGTACCCGTCCTTCTTGCCAATCGATTAAAGAAGATTAAAATCATAAAATTAATGACTGAGTTAAAGAGACCAACGGCTGTTGAATAACTATACTGACCATGAAGCAAACCTGATTCATAGACATACGTCTGAATCACTTGAGACGATTCCAGATTAAGAGGGTTTTGTAGCAGCAAAATCTTTTCGAATCCAATCGACATCATATTTCCCATATTTAATATGAGGAGAATAATAATCGTCGGCATAATGCTTGGCAAATTGATATGCCAAATTCGTTGCAACCTTGTCGCACCATCCATTGTTGCCGCCTCATGAAGCTGTGGATCGACACCAGCCAACGCCGCCAAATAAATGATGGCGCCCCAACCTAAATTTTGCCACTCATTAGACCAGACGAAAATTGACTTGAACCACGCTGGCGCAGTCATAAACGACATTGGCTCCATACCGAGAACTTGCATGACATTGTTGACAATACCCGTTGCTGGATCTAAGAAGGCGATAATCATTCCAGCAAAAACGACGACCGAAATAAAATGTGGAGCATACGTAATCGTTTGCGCCGCCTTTTTAAATGACCCGTCTCTTAATTCATTTAATGCCAAAGCAACGATGATTGAAATCGGAAAAAGCGCCAAACCATATAAGTTGATTCCTAATGTATTGATCATTAAATCCCAAAAGTAGTATGACGAAAAAAACCTGCTAAAATGATCGAACCCAATCCAGTCACTACCAAAAATGCCATCGATCGCACGGAAATTTTTAAATGCGATCTGTAAGCCATACATCGGATAATATTTAAAAATGAAAAAGTATAGTAACCCCGGAGCCAACAATACGTATAGCTGCCAGTTTAATTTCACTTTCCGCCAGTATGGCCTTCGTTTTTTGGGGGTTTTCTGTACAGAATATTCCACCATCGTCTTCGCTTCTCTCCCTCCCTCGAGACCTTTTCAAACTATGACGACTTTTTTCTATATACTTTCTCCGCGCAACGATGGTTGCGAATAAGCGGATATTGACTGACACAGGATAACTGCATTAAATGCGGCCTACTGTTTCGCTGCGGGTGAAGCTCATGTAAGATAAGCAAATTTCAGATTTTACTCACTCATATATGATATCGCTTTCATAAGAAGCATCGTTGTAACACGGGCTCATCATCTCAGCTCACCGCTTACGATCAGAAGTATTGTTAAAACTCATGCCCAGGAATAAATCCGCTTTTTCGAACATTTCCACCTGCAGGATACTTTAATGTCTGGGCATATGTAACACGTCCGACACATCCTCTCACTGTCCCTAATGCTTTATAATAATCAAAGTATCGGAACGATGACGAATTCATAATAAACCAGTAATTTGCTAGCGCCTCTAGGTATGTTTCAAATTCATCTGATACATCTACATAAATATCCGGATCGTAGTCCTCCATATCCTCCCAATTTTCACTATGATAAAACGGATAATAATGAGGCGCCAAACCGTCCAAATCAAATCCCGGCAAACCAGCTTTCAATTGGGCTGCCTCTACAATTCTTTGACATAACACATGATCGGGATGGATACTGTTGACCCAATGCGTTACGACAACCGTCGGTCTAAGCTTGCGCATTAAGGTCGCAACATGCGTAACGATGTCATCGTTAAACGCTAGTTCAGCATCTTTATAATCTAGCGTGATACTACTGCCACCTAAGATGTGTGCGACTTTTTCCGCCTCCTCAATCTTCTGTCTTCGGTAATCCTCAACGGTGACATGCTGAGGGTTTCCCTTCTCTCCAGCTGTTAAATGAAGAAACGTAACATCCCAGCCAGCTCGCGCGTATTTATGCGCGATGGCACCTGCCTGAATTTCTACGTCACCACAATGAGCACCAACAGCTACAAAATGCTTTCTCTGTCCCATATCCTCATCCTCACTTTCTTATAATTCTGTATTTTTAGAACAATAATCATCTAACAAAGCTCAACTTCATCACGTTTTACTATACCATGAAATCTCTTAATTCAACATATAAATTTATATTATTTTAAACTTTTTTGTAATTTTATTTCACCGAAACTCCTACTTCAATCTCCGTACTACGCAATAACCTATATATCCTCGGCCTTTTTTACTGCTTAAATAAACCAGTATGATATACTTACAAACAACGAAAAGGTCATAGATTGGAGGTAAACACAAATCATGAGTGTAAATAAGATTTCTTTAATGGACGCTTATATGATTGAAAGTTTACGAAGAAAAGAAATTACTGACGACGAAATTATCGAAAAAGCGACGGCGGGTGATGTATCGTCTTGGGAAGTATTACAGCCTCATTATGATTTTACTGAGCTGTCTAAACTTGCGAAGCAGAACAAAGACGCTTTTCATTCGATCATTCAAGACGGTTACCAAATCAAATTCGTCACCATTTACGGAATCCAAAGCTTATTAAAAATGAAATTTAACATCTTGAAGGATGATTACGTCACCGTGGAGAATGGCATTACGCAGTTAAAAGTCACTGAAGATCAATACTTAGTGCTTAAACAAATGCTTTCCACGAACTGGACGATGACCGAAACGTCTAGCGATGGTCCAAACAAAGTCATCAGTATCCTCATGTAACAATCTTTTTTTGTGATCTCTTTCCTTACCCAACATCGATGTTTCACTTTGCAATACGTTGATGAGTTTGACTTAAAGAGTTTGTTTATCTTAGTATTCACTTTTCAATAGTTACGTAGGATACGAATATTGGCACTTGGTAGCTTAGAGTAGCGTATTCATAACGACACACTCTTATCGTAGAACGTAATATCTCTAAATTAAGAACACAGACCCAGAAAAACAAAATGTTTTTCCTGTCTGTGTTTTTGTCTGTTTTTTTACGATTGTACGGTCAGTCATTCTTCTCTAAAGCTTTGCCAATATTCATGACATGACTAAAACCAAATGCTAGACTATCAAATATACCGATAGATGAGTAGTCCTGTTCAATACAATAATACTCAACACCATGGTTTTCTCCCCAATGAATGATCGCTTCCATATCAATTTCACCGGCTCCGACCTCTGTTAGATTATTCTTGATATCCGTTGGCTCATAGCCGCTCTTAAAATCTTTTAAATGTACAACAGGGGCTCTTCCGCTATATTTCTTAATGCTTTCTACAGGATTTTCGCCGGCGACAGCCATCCAATATGTATCTGGCTCAGCGTAAATACAAACGCCGTGAACAGGGTCAGTCATGAAATCCAAGATTTTTCTACCATCGACTATGTTATTGTAATCGTATTCAGGATTGTGCAATCCGATCCTAAACCCTAAAGCGCTTAAGTTTTTTGCTGCCTGAACTAGCGCTGTTTTTGTCTCACGGTAACCGTCTTCATATTGTTTTTCGTCATTAATGTATTTATCGTAGACTGTTTTACACCCAAAGATATAGGCTTCTTCAATAATGCCGTCCAAATCATATAGAAATCGATCATGGTCAATGTGCATGCCTGCAATGTTAAATTCATACTTTCTTATCAATTCCGCAACATCGTGAGGGTCATTCCCACGCATGCCATCGAGTTGTACCGCCTCAAACCCGATCTCTTTTAAAGTCTTTAAAGTCCCCTCACAGTCTTTTTCAAATTCATCTCTGACCGAATACAATTGAGCAGCAATTTTACTTTTAAAATGTGACATCACTTTATCACCTCAATTCCTTACTTTGCAGATTGAGCCAATTCATTTCTTCTGTCGTCAGTTGAATAGTTGCACTAGCAATTGAAGAAGTTAATTCTTCTTGGTTCTCACTGCCGATAATGGCTGCTGTTGGAAAAGACTGGTTTAATACATACGCTAAAGAAATTTGAATTGGACTGACACCCTTCTCATGTGCCAAAGCGATCACTCTTTCATACCTCTGCCAGTTATCTTTAGAATAATACACATCAACCATTTCCTGATTGTCTTTAATTTCAGGAGAAAATCTTCCAGAGAAAAACCCTCCTGCCTGTGAAGACCACGACAATAGTGGTTTTTGTGTCACTTCATGCCAGCTAAGCATGTCTTCATTTGCAAACACACAGTTTTCCCACCGTGGCTTTATCGGTTTAGCTAAACTTAAATTCGGACTCGTAAAGCTAATTCTAGTTAATCCATGATCCTTCGCATATTGATCAGCTTCGATCACTCTTCGCAATTCCCAATTTGATAAGCCGATCGCCCGTATTCTTCCCGCTTCAACATGTTTATGTAATGCCTCCATAATTGGCGCGACCGGCTCTGTAGGATCATCGCGATGAAGCGCATAGAGGTCTACATAATCGGTTTTTAAATATGCTAAACTCGTCATCAAATCTTCTTCAATGGCCTTAGCGTTAACCCTTGGTTTAGAATGATCATCTCTTACTGGATGACAACCTTTAGTTAAAACGATCACTTTGTCTCTTATATCTCGTTTTTCCATCCAGTGTCCAAGGGCTTTTTCACTAAAACGGTAATGTCTCGCTGTATCAAAAACATTTCCACCTAAAGCGATGTACTTGTCCAGCACTTCTTCAGCAAAATCCATACGATCCAAGCGTAAAAAATCGCCTGAGCCCATAACGATATTGGATATTTCAATATCAATTGAATGTTTATCCTTCATCCCTTTTATCTTAAGTTTTTTCATCGTAGTCTAAGCCCCTCTCTTTAAATGAACTTTTTGATATCATTCCTCAGTTTTCCTACACGGTCTCCCTTTACATTTAAAAATCCAAATCAAGTTTCGCGTATTGATCATCATCTTGCTGCTGATTTTGCTGTTCAAGAATACTTTTTTCATACATTCTAAAAAATGGATAGTACATCGCTATCGCAAGAATAAAAACGACGACTAGTAAAATTAGCGCTCGCCAGTCCATCGTTGATACATATTGTGCGACAGGCAGTGGCGCATCCGCCATATGAACAACAGGAACATTCACAAATCCCCATTTAAAGACATACCACTGAAACGTCGCTAATAATGGTGTGCCTATGACAAAGGGTACGAAAAAATAAATATTAAAACAGATCGGCATGCCATATAAAATAGGCTCTGAGATATTAAAAACGCTTGGAATCAAGGCGGTCTTTCCAATATTACGCAGCCGCTTGACTCTACTCAATAACGCTAGGATGACCAACGCCCCAACCAGCCCTGAGCCAGATAGACTAGCAAAATAATCCCAAAAATTTGGCGTAAATATGTATTCTGCCTCCCGTCCATTCATCAGACTCTTTACATTTTCACTTAAATAAAACGTTGCCAATGGGAGTACGAATCCAGCCAATACCGCATAACCATTGATTCCGATATACCAAAGAAGCATTTCTAAAAAAACAATCGTAAACACTATCAATGGTGAATCGAGAAAATGAATGCCCTGTAAGATAAAACTAAAAATAAGGTCTGACACATTTGCTTGATCTGTATGATGAAGTATCCATTCATTCACTAATAATAAAATGAATGAAAGTAACACAACCGGCATGAATAGTTGCAAGGTCTGGATGCTTCCCCCAGGAATATGCTCACATTTTTTTCTCCATTTTTGCCTGTATACTTTTTTGATCAATTCGACAGTGACAAAGGAAGCAATCATTGAGATGAGCAGCCCCTTCGATCCGAACTGATTGACTTCGAACGTAGCCATGTTGCCCCCACCAGTAGCGATCCCTGTTATGACTACAGAACCAAAGATGGAGGGAACGACAGGGGCTTCAATCCGTTTAGCATGTCGATATGAAATCGAAATCGCTGCATAGAATGAAATCATTCCATACGTTAGAAATATTGGCATTTCCAATACATTTTGCAGACGAAGCGAAGTTGGACTTATATACTGCAAAATGATCCAAAGAACTAAAAAGAAAGACCCTGCTAAAAGAAGAAAAGTGAGATCATTTAATCCGTTTTTTAACGAGGACATATATTTCTGATTCTCTATTTTTGCTGCAACAGGAGCTAGCCTGTTATGAACCCGTTGTATTTTGTTCTCAAGGCTAGTATAAAAAGAGTTCATTGCTGTAAACCCTCTTAAGAATTTACTGCGTTCAGTTTCATTAGAATGGCCTGTTTAAGAATCATTCCGCCGTTCACACTCCCATACGCTCTACTGTCAATAATCTCGATTGGTTTTTGATAGACATCCGCAATGCTTTTTAACTCATTAAATCTATGACCAATTTGGGGACCTATAAGAACGACATCAAAGTCCGAGATACATTCTGGTAAATCACCTGCTGGCCTGGCTTCAATCTTTACATCTACACCATTTAGCTTTTCACTCTTATTTGCTGTTTCTTCCATTCTTGAAACCATGATGGCTGTCGAGGAACCTAAATTACACAGTAACAATATATATAGCTTGTCAATGTTCATCACGTGCCCCTCCTCATTTAAATAATTTATACATGTCAATGAGCTCTTTAATGATTGTTGACATTAGAATGGTATTCATCAGCGTATCCTGAGCGTGAATGAGTAAGACAGACAGCTCATTCGCTTCACCATTCGCTTCTTTTACGATTAATTTCGTCTGAATACGATGTGCTTTATTCATAAGCATTTCTGCTTCATGAATACATCGTTCAGCCTCCTCATGATTTCCGCCTTTCATATACTTTAAAGCCTCCACTTGCTTTGAAAAAGCGTCACCAGCGTAGGAAATCATTTCAAACGACACTTGTTCATTGACCATATGTAAACCCCTTTAGCTGTAAACTGAAGAAAAAATACAAGTGTAAATGTCTTCATTTGACTTCAACTGTATGATTTCTTCAACCTTTTCTTGATTTAATGCTAGCTTGGCAATGTTCTCTACCAACCTATGCGTATTCGCACTTTTAAAAGCCAATGTTAAGATTAACTTTATTGGTTCTTCATAGCGATCCTTTAACATGATGCCATTAGGCAGGATCGTGACCCATATCGAATCTTCAATGACCCCGTCCTCGCTACCTGCGTGAGCAATCATTACACCTGGCGCGACAACCATATATGGACCAAACTTTCTTAAATTACTAATGATTTTCTTTTCATAATTTTTAGTGATGAACTGTTGCTTGATTAAAGACGCTGTTCCCTCTTTTATAGCATCTTCCCACCGCTCAATATGTCCAACGATTGAAATATGAGACTCATTAAACTTCACCTCTGGAAGCGATTGTTTTGGCATATTATGATCGTCTCTAGATAATACCGAGATTAACTCAAGCTCCAATTTACTTAAGTTTTTTATGCCAAGCGTATTTTCACGGATGAGCTGCATAATTGGGTTAAACTTTTCCAATGTCCTTTCATGGTTAGTAAACTTTAAGCTCAAATGTTTTTGTAGCGCTTCAATATCCTTTTTCTGTAAATAATTATTGATTCGTAAAATCTTATGCGATCGGATATCAGGTATATCCACTGTCGTCACAATAAAATCATATTCTTTTAGATGACTCGTATTAAATTCTCGCACTGGCAGCGTATGAATTTCTCTTGATTCAAATATTTCTTCTAACTGAGATTTAATCATGATAGATACCGCCAGACCTTCCGCACAGACGACTAATATTTTAGCTTTTTTAGACAGCGCTTCTTCTTTTTTTCTTAATTCAGATGCAAAGTAGATCGCAATGAATGATATCTCTTGATCACTGAGCTTAACTTGTAACAATTTTTCGTGAGCCTTACATGCCGCTTTAACAGATAAAAATAATTCTTTATGCTCGGCGATAAATTCTTTAAAAATTGGATTTGTCAGCTTCACTGACTGTTGTAGCCGCTTGATCATTGATTCAACGTGCGAAGTTAAATGCGTCAAGAATGATATATTTTTTGGAAAATCTATATGAAAAGCCTTACCTACTCGTAATGCCACTTCTCTCACAAACGTTAAAACATTCTGTTTCGTCAACTCGACCGAAACATCAAAAGTACCGAGCAAATTTAACAACAGCACTTCGTTTTCAGAATAATGATCGGCTCTAAAAGAAATAAAACGATTAAAATCCCACGTCTTATTCTCAGAAATGATGTTCTTAATGATTGTCAGCATTAGCACAAAGATATAATCATCTAACAGTCGGCCAAGATGTTTTTCTACCTTTGACATTCAATTAATGATTGTTGCAAGTCATCAATATTGAAAATGTAAAAAAGATCAGCTCTGCTTCCTTTGAAAACACCTTTTCACTATCCATAATAAACGTGTATAACTCACGTATATTAATCAGCTCTAAAAGAACTCTCGTAAATAAATGATATTTGTTTAAGTTTTCTCCAGAAATGATGTAGCCTCTTCTTTTATGATGAATCAATGATAAATCCTCTAAAAATAATACGCCATCTAGATCAACCAAATGACTTAACACTGTTGTGCGAGAAATATTTAACTCAGTCTCAAATTCAGAGACAGGAATAATCTGGTTAGAAATGAGCAATTTTAACAGAATGAAATGATTGATCTCTTTCCGAGAGTACTTGTACTTTGCAGGAGTTGAATATTTTTTAAAGTGTGCCATGCGTTGCTTCACTTGGTTTTTTGCTACAATCATAACGCCTTTTTTTGCTTGCTTTTTAATCGCATGAATACCGGCATGTTGAAAAGCACTTTCAATATTACGAAGATCATAGCGTATTTGTCTCTCTGTAAGATTTAACTGTTGTGACATCACTTTATAATTTACAAACCTGTTTTCCTCAAGTAAATAATCGATTATTTGAAGTTCTCTTTGCTTTAACTTCATGATGCTTCCTCCTAAATAATCATAAGAAGATATGTTACCCCGCACAATCGATCATCTTGTTTCCATATGGCTCATATGTTTTACAGGGCTTCCGGCACCATTTAACACATTTGCAACCATTTTCGCACCAACTCTTTCATGAATATAACAACTGGTGCTTACTGTAAATATAAGCAATGGCGGTAAGAAAAATATGAACAAAGCGAGCATAATATAGCTTATAACAATCAAAAAAGCGCGCGGAAAGTCAATAAATGACAATAATAAGCTTTTTTTCAAAATCAATGTCACTGCTTTATAGTCGAGTTTCGCTTGCAAAACCATAAAATTGCTTATTGTCATCGTACATAACAACAGGAATAGTGTGGACAGGGCGAAGACGAGCACCCCTTGCCATTCAGGTATTGTATTGGCAATTTGTAAATTGACATACCCGATCACATAAATGAGCATTAGCGCGCATTGTGCTACAATTCCTGCGCCAAGGCTTTTTTTAAAATACATAAAATATGTCTCAAACAGATTGCCTGTACTTTCGATTTTTCGTCTAAAATGAAATGTGCCCACCCCTGCCATTAACGATGAACATACTGTCACTACAAGTAACGAAGTTAAAAGAATAAGGAGACTTAAGATAACAATATCAATCATCCTATTTAGCCAGCTGTACAACTTATGAACAGTCACTCCAGTCACTCCTCTTCATTACTCTTTGACGGCACCTTCAGTAATTCCTGACATCATTTGTCTGCTGAAAAAGACAAAAATAAGTAAAATTGGAATTGTCGCCAGCAGTGTTCCAGTGATGACTAGAGGATAATTTGTGAAATACAGCCCTTGTAATTGTGTCAATGCGAGCATTAACGTAAACTTTTCCGGATCATTTAGAATGATTAATGGCCACATGTAATCGTTCCAAGCCCCCATGAATGAGTAAATTGCCAAAAATGCCAGGGCCGGCTTCATAATTGGTAGAGCTATTCTCCAATATGTACCAAAGACCGTCGTACCATCGATTTTCGCCGCCTCTAATAAGCTGTTCGGTATCGCTCCTTCACAATATTGCTTAATCCAAAAGATCCCGAAAGCATTCACCATTCCAGGTATAATGAGTGCCTTGTACGAACCTACCCAGCCAATAGCGTCCATCATTATGTATTGTGGAATAATGTTAAGCTGTCCTGGAATCATCATCGTCGATAAAAGAAAAACAAATAAAAATTGACGACCTTTAAATTTGAGCTTCGCAAATGTATACCCTGCCAATGAATCAAAAAATAAAATGAGTGTCGTTGAAACGACCGCAATAAATAACGTATTTAACGTTGCTTGAAAAAATTGCGTAGAAGTCAGCACCGTCTCAATATTTTTCACCAATTCTTTTCCAAATGTGAGCACAGGGGGGATCGAGTATATATCGCTATTTGTCCGACTCGCCATAACAATCATCCAATAAAATGGAAAGATCGAGAAAAACACGCCTAACCAAAGTGTTCCTTTGATCAATATCGCTGAAAGTCGATTATTTTTCATTATTCCTCACCCTTTATCCTGCGTGTAGTCAGGTACCAGTTCAGTATGGAGAAGACGAGTATAATTGCGACGAGACCCCACGATATCGTAGCCCCATAACCATAATTATTTTGCATAAACGCCGTATGATATAAATAATAAACAATTGTTAAAGATCCGCCTTCAGCAGTAGCATTACTTGGAACTAAAATTTGGGCTTCGGCAAACACTTGCAGGCCCCCAATCGTAGACATCATGACAGTGAACAATATGATCGGCTTTAGTAGCGGAATTGTAATTTTTGTGAAAATCTGCACCTTATTTGCGCCGTCAATAATCGCAGCTTCGTAATAATCATTAGGTATTTTTGCTAGTCCTGAGTAATAAATAATCATGTTATATCCTAAATACTGCCAAAACCCAACCGCTGCGATGACAATTCTTACCCAAAAAGGACTTGTAAGAAAACTGATAGGCTCTAGACCGACCATCTGGAGTAAAGCATTAATTAAACCATTTTGGTTCGAAAAAATGAGGCCAAATAAAATGGTTACTGCGACCACAGATGTGACATAAGGTAAAAATAATGTCGTCTTATAAAACTCTTTGTTTTTAATGACGCTTAAATTAATGATATAGGCAACGATTAGTGAAATAAGGAGCATTGGCACTGTCTGAACAACCCAAATAATGAGTGTATTTTTTAAAGATAGCCAAAATACGTCGTCGCCGATTAAGCGCAAAAAATTCTCCAACCCTACAAACTCAATTTCACCAATACCATCCCATTGACTAAATGCTAAAATGCCCGCAAAAATCAACGGAAATAAGCTAAAGCCGATAAAAAGAAGATAAAATGGAGAAATAAAAATATACGGAGTTGCTCGATCTATTAATTTATTCCAATACATTCGCTTTTTTAGATGTTGCTCGTTTTTAGAAGTCGCTTCCATATTTTAATCCCTCATTTTTAACGTTTGCTCCACCTTTGCAAAATACCCATTCTTCCCTCGAACCTATGTATCTTTAGGAAGACCAGGCGTAAACGCCCGATCTTCCTTACTAAACTAAAGCTCTTTCGCTCTTTCTAAAGCATCCGTCCAAGCTTCTTCTGGGTCTTTATTTTGGTTTTCTACGAGGTCAATTTGATCTGAGAATAAGTTAAAGGCTGCGGTATCCCGTGTATCACGATAGACATATTGAATATTTTGGGCAGCATCAATAAAGTATTCATAGATCTGTTGTCCTCCGAAAAATTCATCTCCAACTGTCATTTCTTCCATCTCATATGTGTCTTTCATCGCAGGAAAAAGACTGTTTTCTTTAAAGTTAGCGGTTTGACTGTCTAAGTTTGTTAAAAACTTTACAACTTCAACCGCTTCCTCAGGGTGAGCTGTGTTTCCTAATACGGCAAGGTAAGAGCCCCCCTGGTTGGAATAACCTCCAGGCGCTTTCGTCACACGCCACTTTCCAGCTGACTTTTCTCCATCCTTTACATCCATGACCCCCCATGAAGCACCAATGTAAGCGCCATATAATCCTTCATTGATTGCATTCACGTTATCAATGGAATTCGATTTTGTTCCCAACGTATAGCCGTGATCGACAGCTTTTACGACGTATTCCCAAGCTTCTTTTAATTGTCCATCAGCTAAAATTAACTCACCTTCAGTGTTGTACATTCCAGAGTCTAATTTGCGATATTCTTCACCTAATAAGGCAACTGCTGACAAAAACATTGGTTTATCGATTTGTTCATGTAATTGCTTCGCAGCTTCCATATAATCGTCAGATGTTGCAATCTCCTCAGCTACTTTTTCAGGGTCCGTCGGAAGTCCAGCTTCTTCGAACAAATCTGCCCGGTAAAATAAAGCCGTTGGTCCAATATCTAAAGGCATGGCAATCATCGCTTCTTTATCTGCAGTCTTAGCAGATTCCCATTTCCAATCGACATAATCACCGGCTAGGTCGTCCACACTATAATCCAATAGGTTCACAAATTTTTCCGAATAGGGCAAGAAATCTTGGATGTTTGTATTAATTGTTGCAATATCTGGTGCTGTATCAGAATTGAGGCTTGTCTTTAATTTCACATCATAGTTTGCGTCTGCAGGTAATTCGGTAAAGGACAATGTATAATCAGGGAATTCCTCTTTTGCTGCATCAATTGCCCCTTGACTAATCGCCTGTGTATAATACTGAACTTTAATTTCTACTTTTCCTTCTTCTTCGCTAGATGTTTCCGCGCCACATGCCGCCATCAATAAAGCTAAAACGATAGTCATCACAAGCATTCCAACAGCTTTGATTCTTTTCATAAAAAAACGCCCCCCTTAAAAATATTTGCTAAGAGATTTACTTAACGATCTTTCTATTTCAATTATCAATTCCTATGGAGGCGTTTTCAATTCCACGTATAACTTATTTTGTCTACACCGAGCGTTTAAATAGTTAAACAAATGTTGGCTGAGCTGGAGTGACTGGAGCATACGAGCTAAATGACGATCTTCGCCGCAGTTTTTTTCCAAATGAGGATTATTCTGCTCACAAAAAAACAAGTGTAGACAACCTGAAAAAGGTTGTGTCTACACTTCAATTCTTTACGATTAAAATTGGTTTATTTTTAATTAGATAGGCGCTTGTTCGGTCTCTATGACCTTTGTTTTCATCGGCTGATCAGCAAAAAGCTCAATGACCCGTGCCCCACGCTTTAGTTCACCGTAAGTATTGTAACCACTGACCCTACCATAGCCTAATTGGATGCCGTGATAGTCTGCTACAAAGTCATTATCGTGATCATGCCCACAAAAAACACCTGCAACATTTCCGTCTATTAACAAAGAGGTAAATAAGCCTGTGTTTAAACGAGGGGGGCAAATATCCTCAAGCTTCGTCCCTTGAGCTCGCCCGTTCAGAAAACCATCTCTATATTCCGGAAGCGGGATATGCAAAAAGAGCAGATTCTGTTTAAAGTCCTTCGCCATATCTGAATACATTTTAGAAATTTCATTAAACCAGGCGACTTGGTCTGGATGGACATAATCATATGTCCCAATTTTCAAAGGATCGTAATCGCCGCTATCGATAAGATATAGAACGTTGGCAAGCGAACCATCTCTCTGTGTAACTTCAATGCAAAATGAGGCTCGATCATCAACGAGATGAACATGTTTCTTGTCTGCTAATTGATGAATCCTTTTTTCCATCTCGCGTAAACCCTTACGAGTTATGTTTTCTTCAGAATCATGATTTCCATATGTGATCGCAACCGGCGTTTCAAGTTGATTGATCACTTCAATCAGACCTCCATAGCTCTCTTGCGGCTTTTGAACACCTTCACTCCAAATTAAATCGCCCGTGATGACAATTAAATCTGGCTTTGATAAACTCACCATCTCTTTTATATGCTTAATAGTGTATTGATCACGCTCTTGATAAGGGAA
The window above is part of the Litoribacterium kuwaitense genome. Proteins encoded here:
- a CDS encoding metallophosphoesterase family protein yields the protein MKLTMTPEGKFTILQLTDLHIGPFPYQERDQYTIKHIKEMVSLSKPDLIVITGDLIWSEGVQKPQESYGGLIEVINQLETPVAITYGNHDSEENITRKGLREMEKRIHQLADKKHVHLVDDRASFCIEVTQRDGSLANVLYLIDSGDYDPLKIGTYDYVHPDQVAWFNEISKMYSDMAKDFKQNLLFLHIPLPEYRDGFLNGRAQGTKLEDICPPRLNTGLFTSLLIDGNVAGVFCGHDHDNDFVADYHGIQLGYGRVSGYNTYGELKRGARVIELFADQPMKTKVIETEQAPI